A region from the Streptomyces lydicus genome encodes:
- a CDS encoding serine/threonine-protein kinase, producing MAMMRLRREDPRVVGTFRLHRRLGAGGMGVVYLGSDKRGQRVALKVIRPDLAEDQEFRSRFAREVSAARRIRGGCTARLVAADLDADRPWFATQYVPGPSLHDKVNEGGPLSPAQVAAIGAALSEGLLAVHDAGVVHRDLKPSNILLSPKGPRIIDFGIAWATGASTLTHVGTAVGSPGFLAPEQVRGAAVTPATDIFALGATLAYACTADSPFGQGSSEVMLYRVVHEEAQLAGVPDALAPLLASCLAKDPADRPSTLSLSLRLKEIAAREAHGPSGGPLENGAGAGAAWQHAERRPTDRPTGQRAEEYARQRTERRTAGNSSPRPHPSRPAASHDAGSRPSGPASAAGKNPRRTGGRTVRRVPAARPSGPGGKRAPVRTTSGGRRPGPDRRLLRQRIIVFVVVTLLVALGIAAAQGCQGPTHGLGVERPAPVAPAWGADGPYGVGEQNP from the coding sequence ATGATGCGGCTCCGACGCGAGGACCCGCGTGTCGTCGGGACGTTCCGGCTGCACCGCCGGCTCGGCGCGGGCGGGATGGGCGTGGTCTATCTCGGCTCGGACAAGCGCGGGCAGCGGGTGGCACTCAAGGTGATCCGGCCGGACCTGGCGGAGGATCAGGAATTCCGCTCCCGGTTCGCTCGTGAGGTCTCGGCCGCCCGGCGGATCCGCGGCGGCTGTACGGCCCGGCTGGTCGCGGCCGACCTCGATGCGGACCGCCCCTGGTTCGCCACCCAGTACGTCCCGGGCCCCTCGCTGCACGACAAGGTCAACGAGGGCGGCCCGCTGTCCCCCGCGCAGGTCGCCGCCATCGGCGCCGCGCTCTCCGAGGGGCTGTTGGCCGTCCATGACGCGGGCGTGGTGCACCGCGACCTCAAGCCGTCCAACATTCTGCTGTCGCCCAAGGGCCCGCGGATCATCGACTTCGGTATCGCCTGGGCGACCGGCGCCAGCACGCTGACCCATGTCGGTACGGCCGTCGGCTCACCGGGGTTTCTCGCCCCGGAGCAGGTGCGCGGGGCCGCCGTGACACCGGCGACGGACATCTTCGCGCTGGGCGCCACCCTCGCGTACGCCTGTACCGCGGACTCCCCCTTCGGGCAGGGAAGTTCGGAGGTCATGCTCTACCGCGTGGTCCACGAGGAGGCCCAGCTCGCCGGGGTGCCGGACGCCCTGGCGCCGCTGCTCGCCTCGTGCCTGGCCAAGGATCCGGCGGACCGTCCCAGCACGTTGTCGCTGTCGCTGCGCCTCAAGGAGATCGCGGCCCGTGAGGCGCACGGTCCGTCGGGCGGACCGCTGGAGAACGGGGCGGGCGCGGGGGCCGCCTGGCAGCATGCGGAGCGCCGTCCCACGGACCGGCCGACCGGGCAGCGGGCCGAGGAATACGCCCGCCAGCGCACCGAGCGGCGGACGGCCGGCAACTCCTCGCCGCGTCCGCACCCGTCCCGCCCCGCGGCTTCGCATGACGCGGGCTCCCGGCCGTCCGGCCCGGCCTCGGCCGCGGGGAAGAATCCGCGGAGAACCGGCGGACGTACGGTGCGCCGTGTCCCGGCCGCCCGGCCCTCGGGTCCTGGCGGTAAGCGCGCCCCGGTGCGTACGACGTCGGGCGGGCGGCGGCCGGGCCCTGACCGCCGGCTGCTGCGCCAGCGCATCATCGTGTTCGTGGTGGTGACCCTGCTGGTGGCGCTCGGTATCGCGGCGGCCCAGGGGTGCCAGGGGCCGACTCACGGTCTTGGCGTGGAGCGGCCGGCGCCGGTCGCCCCGGCCTGGGGTGCGGACGGGCCTTACGGGGTGGGGGAACAGAACCCCTGA